A window of Tautonia plasticadhaerens contains these coding sequences:
- a CDS encoding EpsI family protein encodes MTMTTKAATEPISPGTMTRRAAIGLAILGGGLAAEAAVDRATRTERPPLGGSLAGVPMVLGDWVGKDEPVDPEIARESQATEYLNRAYSLKGRPGAQLWLWINYSDRGLNLRHSPEICLPSGGWQKAEALTKVVEVDRPGGEAQRVSLLGYEKGDMVQRIGFWYYIFGEGRVERFVRGLPISSRSSHGRTTRGSGLTAEVFYPGDAGLGDAELRDFIGRLLDAIEPVLPEDRAVYHVP; translated from the coding sequence ATGACGATGACGACGAAGGCGGCGACCGAGCCCATCTCCCCCGGGACCATGACCCGGCGCGCCGCGATCGGCCTGGCGATCCTCGGCGGCGGCCTGGCCGCCGAGGCGGCGGTGGACCGGGCGACCCGGACCGAGCGGCCCCCGCTGGGGGGGTCGCTGGCGGGCGTGCCGATGGTGCTGGGAGACTGGGTGGGCAAGGACGAGCCGGTCGACCCCGAGATCGCCCGGGAGTCGCAGGCCACCGAGTACCTGAACCGGGCCTACTCCCTGAAGGGGAGGCCGGGGGCCCAGCTCTGGCTCTGGATCAACTACTCCGACCGGGGCCTGAACCTGCGGCACTCGCCGGAGATCTGCCTCCCCTCGGGGGGCTGGCAGAAGGCCGAGGCGCTGACCAAGGTGGTCGAGGTCGACCGGCCCGGCGGCGAGGCCCAGCGGGTCTCGCTGCTCGGGTACGAGAAAGGAGATATGGTCCAGCGGATCGGATTCTGGTACTACATTTTCGGAGAAGGTCGCGTCGAGCGGTTCGTCCGGGGCCTGCCGATCTCCAGCCGGAGCAGCCACGGCCGCACCACCCGCGGCTCGGGCCTCACGGCGGAGGTCTTCTACCCCGGCGACGCCGGGCTCGGCGACGCCGAGCTGCGCGACTTCATCGGACGATTGCTCGACGCGATCGAGCCGGTCCTCCCCGAGGACCGGGCCGTCTACCACGTGCCCTGA
- a CDS encoding exosortase/archaeosortase family protein, translating into MATSTISARDDDAPAPRELPALAGLLRDGWALPGGKVALLGASACLALLALAFRSTLWHFAHVWSTDPNYSHGFLVPLISLYFANMAAKEGPTRQVPGVALGASLLVFALLGRLATIVVPVGFASDLAFLTGLAGILSLFAGRAALYRYGFALTFLVFMVPLPIHLYTTIATPLQLLVSKVAATILNGAGLPVLCEGNHLTLPGGVRMFVAEACSGMRQLTGFLALTTAVAFLTPRPRWYRAVLIGSAIPVALTANVARVVLTGWIMSHDPRLAQGAFHTLEGLLLMGFGLALLRLECAVLNVLVDEEPEPVPAAA; encoded by the coding sequence TTGGCCACGTCCACGATCTCGGCCCGAGACGACGACGCCCCCGCCCCTCGGGAATTGCCCGCGCTGGCGGGCCTGCTCCGGGACGGCTGGGCCCTCCCCGGGGGGAAGGTCGCGCTGCTGGGCGCCTCGGCGTGCCTGGCGCTGCTCGCCCTGGCCTTCCGGTCGACCCTCTGGCACTTCGCCCACGTCTGGTCGACCGACCCGAACTACAGCCACGGCTTCCTCGTCCCGCTGATCAGCCTGTACTTCGCCAACATGGCGGCCAAGGAGGGGCCCACCCGGCAGGTGCCGGGGGTCGCCCTCGGGGCGTCCCTGCTGGTGTTCGCCCTGCTGGGGAGGCTGGCGACGATCGTCGTGCCGGTGGGGTTCGCCAGCGACCTGGCCTTCCTGACCGGGCTGGCCGGGATCCTCTCGCTCTTCGCCGGGAGGGCGGCCCTGTACCGATACGGGTTCGCCCTGACGTTCCTGGTCTTCATGGTCCCGCTGCCGATCCACCTGTACACGACGATCGCCACCCCCTTGCAGCTGCTGGTGAGCAAGGTCGCCGCCACGATCCTCAACGGCGCCGGGCTGCCGGTGCTCTGCGAGGGCAACCACCTGACCCTGCCCGGCGGGGTCCGGATGTTCGTGGCCGAGGCCTGCAGCGGGATGAGGCAGCTGACCGGCTTCCTCGCGCTGACGACCGCCGTGGCCTTCCTGACCCCCCGGCCCCGCTGGTACCGGGCGGTCCTGATCGGCTCGGCGATCCCGGTGGCGCTGACGGCCAACGTGGCCCGGGTGGTGCTGACCGGCTGGATCATGTCGCACGACCCGAGGCTGGCGCAGGGGGCCTTCCACACCCTGGAGGGGCTCCTGCTGATGGGCTTCGGCCTGGCCCTGCTGAGGCTGGAGTGCGCGGTGCTCAACGTGCTGGTGGACGAGGAGCCCGAGCCCGTCCCCGCGGCGGCCTGA
- a CDS encoding glycosyltransferase, whose protein sequence is MTITETATPAARPRSPRPASRGASGWLHLCNGLDPRRDGGMVPSILGMTGALVGRGTRVEIVTPTPSRTDAFTLPEGLTLRGPEADLVSAVKGAEVVHMHGLWQGHTRRGASAARRAGVPYLIAAHGMAEPWALRHKALKKKVYTALVEGPNLRGASCLHALSRPEVGHLRAIAPDATVCFVPNGVDLAPFDRLSPRSELEAEHPELQGKFLLLFLGRLHAKKGLDLLAGAMGVLSKSRPDLHVLLAGHDDGALGPFLGRMREQGLADRVTRLGHVSGESARRAWGAADAFALPSYSEGFSMAILEALASRLPTLITTACHFPELAGAGGGSSSSRTRPG, encoded by the coding sequence ATGACCATCACCGAGACGGCGACGCCCGCGGCCCGACCCCGATCGCCTCGACCGGCCTCCCGGGGGGCGTCGGGCTGGCTGCACCTCTGCAACGGCCTGGACCCGAGGCGGGACGGCGGGATGGTGCCGAGCATCCTCGGGATGACCGGGGCCCTGGTCGGCCGGGGGACCCGGGTCGAGATCGTCACCCCCACCCCGTCGAGGACGGACGCGTTCACCCTTCCCGAGGGCCTGACCCTCCGGGGGCCCGAGGCGGACCTCGTCTCCGCCGTGAAGGGGGCCGAGGTGGTGCACATGCACGGCCTCTGGCAGGGGCATACCCGACGCGGGGCCTCGGCGGCGAGGAGGGCCGGGGTGCCGTACCTGATCGCGGCCCACGGGATGGCCGAGCCCTGGGCGCTGCGGCACAAGGCCCTGAAGAAGAAGGTCTACACGGCGCTGGTCGAGGGGCCGAACCTCCGGGGGGCCTCCTGCCTGCACGCGCTGTCGAGGCCCGAGGTCGGCCACCTGAGGGCGATCGCCCCCGACGCCACCGTCTGCTTCGTGCCCAACGGGGTCGACCTGGCGCCGTTCGACCGCCTGTCTCCCCGTTCGGAACTGGAGGCGGAGCATCCCGAGCTGCAAGGCAAGTTCCTGCTGCTGTTCCTGGGACGGCTGCACGCCAAGAAGGGGCTCGACCTGCTGGCCGGTGCCATGGGGGTGCTCTCGAAGTCTCGCCCCGACCTGCACGTGCTCCTGGCCGGGCACGACGACGGGGCGCTCGGCCCCTTCCTGGGACGGATGCGGGAGCAGGGCCTGGCCGACCGGGTGACGCGGCTCGGGCACGTCTCGGGGGAGTCGGCGAGGAGGGCCTGGGGGGCGGCCGACGCCTTCGCGCTGCCGAGCTACAGCGAGGGGTTCAGCATGGCGATCCTGGAGGCCCTGGCCAGCCGGCTGCCGACCCTGATCACCACCGCCTGCCACTTCCCGGAGCTGGCCGGGGCGGGGGGGGGATCGTCGTCGAGCCGGACCAGGCCGGGGTGA
- a CDS encoding CSLREA domain-containing protein: MRSFDVRWRPILGPAGRRGPGGRRRPVPRLEPLEARELLAIVVDTFDDVIADDGLTSLREAIELAESWGGADTIEVPAGTYALDLGQLTFDDASAPVAVRSTGGPATIDGRGASRVFLVVQGSEVVLDGLVITGGVADLGGGLLNLGTTTILDSSFLGNEAFGGGGIFTFPGSTTVVDDSLLEGNQAVFGAGISNAGVLAIHDGRFIDNVATGGNGGGIDSIGDVVIAESRFEGNRADFGGAIGNGGTMVVRDSTLRGNSAAGNAGGVFSNFDGVLEISGSGLEGNSAGGYGGAISTWGVTTVDGSTIEGNSSGLGGGGIDHFVGTLGITDSVISGNSAGWDGGGIHSFEGAGLTLIDATLSGNSAHYGGGIRIGRGTLIADRTTMVENVANFDGGGISAFSNSTTLLESEVSGNDAFGRGGGIEVSGGSSTIVGSTISDNSASYAGGGIFGSNGALVTVAGSTLARNSSDFGGGILIEFGELALRQTTLADNLARFNGGGIYSFFGTTNVQESTLRGNEAGQDGGGIFNVGDLTVSDVHFAHNSAGRNGGGIFNDGVTRVFDSIFSGNKAAKRTGLGTAIYTTIGGMLILDDQTVISQNGVAIYQEQ, from the coding sequence ATGCGTTCATTCGATGTCCGTTGGCGTCCGATCCTGGGCCCGGCCGGGCGACGAGGCCCGGGGGGGCGACGGCGGCCCGTTCCGCGGCTCGAGCCGCTGGAAGCGAGGGAACTGCTGGCGATCGTCGTCGACACGTTCGACGACGTGATTGCGGATGACGGGCTCACAAGCCTGCGAGAGGCGATCGAACTGGCCGAATCGTGGGGAGGAGCGGACACGATCGAGGTGCCGGCCGGGACCTATGCGTTGGACCTGGGGCAGCTCACGTTCGACGACGCCAGCGCCCCCGTGGCGGTCCGATCCACCGGCGGCCCGGCGACGATCGACGGCCGGGGCGCCAGCCGAGTGTTCCTGGTCGTCCAGGGCAGCGAGGTAGTGCTCGATGGCCTGGTGATCACCGGAGGCGTGGCCGACCTGGGGGGCGGCCTGCTCAATCTGGGGACGACGACGATCCTCGACAGCTCGTTCCTGGGGAACGAGGCCTTCGGCGGCGGCGGGATCTTCACCTTCCCCGGGAGCACCACCGTCGTTGACGACAGCCTCCTCGAGGGCAATCAGGCGGTCTTCGGCGCCGGCATCTCCAACGCTGGAGTCCTGGCGATCCATGACGGCCGCTTCATCGACAACGTGGCCACCGGGGGCAACGGCGGGGGCATCGACTCGATCGGCGACGTGGTGATCGCCGAGAGCCGCTTCGAGGGGAACCGGGCCGACTTCGGTGGCGCCATCGGCAACGGGGGCACGATGGTCGTCCGGGACAGCACCCTGAGGGGCAATTCGGCGGCCGGGAACGCGGGTGGCGTCTTCAGCAACTTCGACGGGGTGCTGGAGATCTCCGGCAGCGGGCTCGAGGGGAACTCGGCCGGAGGCTACGGCGGTGCCATCTCCACCTGGGGCGTCACGACGGTCGACGGGAGCACGATCGAGGGGAATTCATCGGGCCTCGGCGGCGGCGGGATCGATCACTTCGTGGGCACCCTGGGCATCACCGACTCCGTCATCTCGGGCAACAGTGCCGGGTGGGACGGCGGCGGCATCCACAGCTTCGAGGGGGCCGGCCTGACGCTGATCGACGCGACGCTGTCCGGCAACTCGGCGCATTACGGCGGCGGGATCCGGATCGGTCGGGGCACCCTGATCGCCGACCGCACCACGATGGTCGAGAACGTCGCGAACTTCGACGGCGGCGGCATCTCCGCCTTCTCCAACTCCACCACGTTGCTGGAGAGCGAGGTCTCCGGCAACGACGCCTTCGGCCGAGGCGGCGGCATCGAGGTCTCCGGCGGCTCGTCGACCATCGTCGGCTCGACCATCTCGGACAACTCGGCCTCGTACGCCGGGGGCGGGATCTTCGGCTCGAACGGGGCCCTGGTGACGGTGGCCGGGTCGACGCTCGCCCGCAACTCGTCCGACTTCGGCGGCGGAATCCTGATCGAGTTCGGCGAGCTGGCCCTCCGCCAGACCACGTTGGCCGACAACCTGGCGCGATTCAACGGCGGCGGGATCTACAGCTTCTTCGGCACGACCAATGTGCAGGAGAGCACCCTGAGGGGCAACGAGGCCGGTCAGGACGGGGGAGGGATCTTCAACGTGGGCGACTTGACCGTCAGCGACGTGCACTTCGCCCACAACAGCGCCGGCCGGAACGGCGGGGGGATCTTCAACGACGGCGTCACCCGGGTCTTCGACAGCATCTTCTCCGGCAACAAGGCCGCGAAGAGGACGGGGCTTGGCACCGCGATCTACACCACGATTGGCGGCATGCTGATCCTGGACGACCAGACCGTCATCAGCCAGAACGGCGTGGCGATCTACCAGGAGCAATAG
- a CDS encoding glycosyltransferase family 4 protein, with protein sequence MDLAISFTNLGPYHLARLRAAAILLSRQGGTLTAYETASVERLYPWQVATREEPFRRVVLFPDRALEDVPSGDCAMAMEEALDRDRPDAVAATGYVRPEALAAARWARKTGRASVLLSESQEIDRPRPWWKEAVKRRRLRLFDSALVGGESHRAYLETLGMPGDRIALGYNAVDNVSYAARAQASRRSPEGAAGRPGRPYFLSVCRFAREKNLPALIDAYARYRGAVGEASAWDLVLCGGGPEADEVARAISRSGAGGSIHRPGFLQADRLAPWYAFASAFVLASRSEPWGLVVNEAAACGLPLLVSDRAGAAGTLVPDPAGTTGMRFDPTRVASIAGALQWMASRTDEQREAMGRRAAEEVARWGPERFASGLIEAVEIASASPRGRRLARAS encoded by the coding sequence ATGGACCTGGCGATCAGCTTCACCAACCTCGGCCCCTACCACCTGGCCCGGCTGAGGGCGGCGGCGATCCTGCTGTCGAGGCAGGGGGGGACGCTCACCGCGTACGAGACGGCGTCGGTCGAGCGGCTCTATCCGTGGCAGGTGGCGACCCGGGAGGAGCCGTTCCGGAGGGTCGTCCTGTTCCCCGACCGGGCGCTGGAGGACGTCCCCTCGGGCGACTGCGCCATGGCGATGGAGGAGGCGCTGGACCGGGACCGGCCCGACGCCGTCGCCGCGACCGGGTACGTCCGGCCCGAGGCCCTGGCGGCGGCGCGGTGGGCCCGGAAGACCGGCAGGGCGTCGGTCCTGCTCTCCGAGAGCCAGGAGATCGACCGCCCCCGCCCCTGGTGGAAGGAGGCGGTCAAGCGTCGCCGGCTGCGGCTCTTCGACTCGGCCCTGGTGGGGGGCGAGTCGCACCGGGCCTACCTCGAGACCCTGGGGATGCCCGGCGACCGGATCGCGCTGGGCTACAACGCCGTGGACAACGTCTCCTACGCGGCGCGGGCGCAGGCGAGCCGGAGGTCCCCCGAGGGGGCGGCGGGCCGCCCGGGTCGGCCGTACTTCCTGAGCGTCTGCCGGTTCGCCCGGGAGAAGAACCTGCCCGCACTGATCGACGCCTACGCCCGGTATCGGGGGGCGGTCGGCGAGGCGTCGGCCTGGGACCTGGTGCTCTGCGGGGGCGGCCCGGAGGCGGACGAGGTGGCCCGGGCGATCTCCCGGAGCGGGGCCGGGGGGTCGATCCACCGGCCGGGGTTCTTGCAGGCGGATCGGCTGGCGCCCTGGTACGCCTTCGCCTCGGCGTTCGTGCTGGCGAGCCGGTCGGAGCCCTGGGGCCTGGTCGTGAACGAGGCGGCGGCCTGCGGGCTCCCCCTGCTCGTGAGCGACCGGGCCGGCGCCGCCGGGACGCTCGTCCCCGACCCGGCCGGGACCACCGGGATGCGGTTCGACCCGACCCGGGTCGCCTCGATCGCCGGGGCCTTGCAGTGGATGGCCTCGCGGACGGACGAGCAGCGCGAGGCGATGGGCCGACGGGCCGCCGAGGAGGTGGCCAGGTGGGGGCCGGAGCGGTTCGCCTCGGGGCTGATCGAGGCGGTCGAAATCGCCTCGGCCTCGCCGAGGGGCCGGCGCCTGGCGAGGGCCTCGTGA
- a CDS encoding aldo/keto reductase has translation MTPRPQDLSRRDFVRSSAALAAAAATARGSAVRADEGDPIRVPSTTLGRTGAEVSRLGIGCAYFQREHVTPDDVQATLRRALELGVTYLDVAPNYGNEQTGFSEEKMGPSLEDADFRSKFFLVTKTEEPTRDGTWRLLEQSLRRMRTDSVDLVHLHNFGDEPRWGDPKFALGKDGSLGALREAREQGLVRFIGASGHLHPSRFHLVLDSGAVDVLMNAVNFVVQHSYDFEHKVWSRARQDNVGLVAMKVLGGAGDQSKATGGGHRLPEGTYEQAMRYAFTIPGLHVAVIGMEGIPELEQAAKTVATIEPLSDAEALELARTGLDMAAREDWAEAYGTPVI, from the coding sequence ATGACCCCCCGACCCCAGGACCTCTCCCGTCGCGACTTCGTCCGATCCTCCGCCGCCCTGGCCGCCGCCGCGGCCACCGCCCGGGGCTCGGCGGTCCGGGCCGACGAGGGCGACCCGATCCGGGTCCCCTCGACCACCCTCGGCCGGACCGGGGCCGAGGTCTCCCGGCTCGGCATCGGCTGCGCCTACTTCCAGCGCGAGCACGTCACCCCCGATGACGTGCAGGCCACCCTCCGGCGGGCCCTGGAACTGGGCGTCACCTACCTCGACGTCGCCCCCAACTACGGCAACGAGCAGACCGGCTTCTCCGAGGAGAAGATGGGCCCCTCCCTCGAAGACGCCGACTTCCGCTCGAAGTTCTTCCTCGTCACCAAGACCGAGGAGCCGACCCGGGACGGCACCTGGCGCCTGCTGGAGCAGAGCCTCAGGCGCATGAGGACCGACTCGGTCGACCTCGTCCACCTCCACAATTTCGGCGACGAGCCCCGATGGGGCGACCCGAAGTTCGCCCTCGGCAAGGACGGCTCCCTCGGCGCCCTCCGGGAGGCCCGGGAGCAGGGCCTCGTCCGCTTCATCGGCGCCAGCGGCCACCTGCACCCCTCCCGGTTCCACCTCGTCCTCGACTCCGGCGCCGTCGACGTGCTCATGAACGCCGTCAACTTCGTCGTCCAGCACTCGTATGACTTCGAGCACAAGGTCTGGTCCCGGGCCCGGCAGGACAACGTCGGGCTCGTCGCCATGAAGGTCCTCGGCGGCGCCGGGGACCAGTCGAAGGCCACCGGGGGCGGCCACCGCCTCCCCGAGGGCACTTACGAGCAGGCCATGCGCTACGCCTTCACCATCCCCGGCCTGCACGTGGCCGTCATCGGCATGGAGGGCATCCCCGAGTTGGAGCAGGCCGCGAAGACCGTCGCCACCATCGAGCCCCTCTCCGACGCCGAGGCCCTTGAACTCGCCAGGACCGGCCTCGACATGGCCGCCCGGGAGGACTGGGCCGAGGCGTATGGCACTCCCGTCATCTAG
- a CDS encoding mandelate racemase/muconate lactonizing enzyme family protein has translation MPSPKDARVVAASLYFLPIETRVPLKFGLETLTHVTCARVRLTVVDGAGTRAEGWGETPLSVQWAWPGPSTFEDRLGAMQAFCVELAGAWCEPGLGAGHPIELGHRFLEDRLPGLTDRFNARERAGAEPMPRLAALICASAFDLALHDAYALLNGVPAYQAYGPEFMANDLGRYLEPEAGGPSFAGRYPADFLASDPPRSLPAWHLVGGKDPIDPSELTGEEPDDGYPVLLRDWIARDGLKCLKIKLRGDDPAWDFDRVARVGRIAEESGVDWLSTDFNCTVRDPDYVDEILDRLLRDEPRTFGKILYVEQPFPYDLEAHRVDVRSVSARKPLFMDESAHDWKLVRLGRSLGWTGVALKTCKTQTGALLSACWAKAHGMTLMVQDLTNPMLAQIPHVLLAAHAGTIMGVETNAMQFYPEASGPEAAVHPGLYARRGGRVDWSSVTGPGFGYRIAEIDRALPEPAAEVGEG, from the coding sequence ATGCCCTCGCCGAAGGACGCCCGAGTCGTGGCCGCCTCGCTGTACTTCCTGCCGATCGAGACGCGGGTGCCGCTCAAGTTCGGGCTGGAGACCCTGACGCACGTCACCTGCGCCCGGGTCCGGCTGACGGTGGTCGACGGGGCCGGGACTCGGGCCGAGGGGTGGGGGGAAACCCCCTTGAGCGTGCAGTGGGCCTGGCCGGGGCCGTCGACGTTCGAGGACCGGCTGGGGGCGATGCAAGCCTTCTGCGTCGAGCTGGCCGGGGCCTGGTGCGAGCCGGGCCTCGGGGCCGGGCACCCGATCGAACTGGGGCACCGGTTCCTGGAAGACCGCCTGCCGGGCCTGACGGATCGGTTCAACGCGCGTGAGCGGGCCGGGGCCGAGCCGATGCCGAGGCTGGCGGCCCTGATCTGCGCCTCGGCCTTCGACCTGGCGCTGCATGACGCGTACGCCCTGCTGAACGGAGTGCCCGCGTACCAGGCGTACGGCCCCGAGTTCATGGCGAATGACCTGGGCCGTTACTTGGAGCCGGAGGCGGGCGGCCCGTCCTTCGCCGGGAGGTACCCGGCCGACTTCCTGGCGAGCGACCCTCCCCGGTCGCTGCCCGCCTGGCACCTGGTGGGGGGGAAGGACCCGATCGACCCGTCCGAGCTGACGGGGGAAGAGCCCGACGACGGCTACCCGGTCCTGCTCCGGGACTGGATCGCGCGGGACGGCCTGAAGTGCCTGAAGATCAAGCTGCGGGGGGATGACCCGGCCTGGGACTTCGACCGGGTGGCCCGGGTGGGGCGGATCGCCGAGGAGTCGGGGGTAGACTGGCTCTCGACCGACTTCAACTGCACCGTGCGGGACCCGGACTACGTCGACGAGATCCTCGACCGCCTGCTGCGGGACGAGCCGAGGACTTTCGGAAAAATCCTCTACGTCGAGCAGCCCTTCCCGTACGACCTGGAGGCGCACCGGGTGGACGTCCGCTCCGTCTCGGCCCGGAAGCCGCTGTTCATGGACGAGAGCGCGCACGACTGGAAGCTCGTCCGGCTGGGGAGGTCGCTCGGCTGGACCGGGGTGGCGCTGAAGACCTGCAAGACGCAGACGGGGGCGCTGCTCTCCGCCTGCTGGGCGAAGGCGCACGGCATGACCCTGATGGTGCAGGACCTGACCAACCCGATGCTCGCTCAGATCCCCCACGTCCTGCTGGCGGCCCACGCGGGGACGATCATGGGGGTGGAGACCAACGCGATGCAGTTCTACCCCGAGGCCTCCGGCCCCGAGGCGGCCGTGCATCCGGGGCTCTATGCCCGGAGGGGGGGGCGGGTGGACTGGTCGAGCGTGACCGGCCCGGGGTTCGGCTATCGGATCGCCGAGATCGATCGGGCGTTGCCGGAACCGGCGGCGGAGGTCGGCGAGGGCTAA
- the gmd gene encoding GDP-mannose 4,6-dehydratase has product MKHALITGITGQDGSYLADFLLGKPDYTVHGLVRRTSTLNRSRIDHIARNPDFRDRFHLHYADLGDASSLSGLMETIRPDEVYNLGAQSHVRVSFDQPIYTADVVGVGTLRLLEAVRQLARSQPVRFYQASSSEMFGSAPPPQTMETPFHPRSPYACAKLYGHWQTINYREAYGLFACSGILFNHESPRRGESFVTRKITLGATRIKEGLQKTLVMGNLDAKRDWGFAGDYVKAMWLMLQQETPDDYIVAMGVTHSVREFLEKTFSQLDLDYNDFVEFDERYMRPSEVDVLLGDPSKARKNLGWEPEVDLDGLVKMMVENDLELARREKFAQGYKGTSISTPHLGRL; this is encoded by the coding sequence GTGAAGCATGCGTTGATCACCGGAATCACCGGCCAGGACGGCTCCTACCTGGCCGACTTCCTGCTGGGCAAGCCCGACTACACCGTGCACGGCCTGGTCCGCCGCACGAGCACCCTGAACCGATCCCGGATCGACCACATCGCCCGCAACCCCGACTTCCGGGACCGCTTCCACCTGCACTACGCCGACCTCGGCGACGCGTCGAGCCTCTCCGGCCTGATGGAGACGATCCGCCCCGACGAGGTCTATAACCTCGGCGCCCAGAGCCACGTCCGGGTCTCGTTCGACCAGCCGATCTACACCGCCGACGTCGTCGGCGTGGGCACCCTCCGATTGCTGGAGGCCGTCCGGCAGCTCGCCCGCAGCCAGCCGGTCCGGTTCTACCAGGCCTCCAGCTCCGAGATGTTCGGCTCGGCCCCGCCGCCGCAGACGATGGAGACCCCCTTCCACCCCCGCTCCCCCTACGCCTGCGCCAAGCTGTACGGCCACTGGCAGACGATCAACTACCGGGAGGCTTACGGCCTGTTCGCCTGCTCCGGCATCCTCTTCAACCACGAGAGCCCCCGGCGCGGCGAGAGCTTCGTCACCCGCAAGATCACCCTGGGTGCCACCCGCATCAAGGAAGGCTTGCAGAAGACGCTGGTCATGGGCAACCTCGACGCCAAGCGCGACTGGGGCTTCGCCGGCGACTACGTGAAGGCCATGTGGCTGATGCTCCAGCAGGAGACGCCCGACGACTACATCGTGGCCATGGGCGTCACCCACTCGGTCCGGGAGTTCCTGGAGAAGACCTTCTCCCAGCTCGACCTCGACTACAACGACTTCGTCGAGTTCGACGAACGCTACATGAGGCCCTCCGAGGTCGACGTGCTGCTCGGCGACCCGAGCAAGGCCAGGAAGAACCTGGGCTGGGAGCCGGAGGTCGACCTCGACGGCCTCGTCAAGATGATGGTCGAGAATGACCTGGAGCTGGCCCGCCGCGAGAAGTTCGCCCAGGGCTACAAGGGCACCTCGATCAGCACCCCGCACCTCGGCCGCCTCTGA
- a CDS encoding glycosyltransferase family 4 protein: MIAPLASGMDDSTIRDDLVTHLALHSPPERGPAGPEPGPMALVACPDARPPAYQAAIGLAGRAQLDTFLTGFYDRGDGPFRRVASRVLDQGRRSRLERALGRRHHPDLPGDRVRSTLAFDLALAAEKRLSGKSRRSVSRWRTEHFDRTLEARIRREPPGVAFVFSDVGSGHALPLCRSWGIPTVLSMVHGDVREERRILDEEAERCPEAFGLYLGDATLDRAELDYLHGRRLRDLEYADLVLVPSGHIAGELRKNGFPGDRIRVVPYASDVRRFRPDPAKVHGSGCTFLFAGGISQRKGIAYLLRAWQSVRRPGWRLQLLGEPPRAFGPLAPLLVGVEVLGRVPHGEVPAAMARADVFVFPSLFEGSAVVTYEALSCGLPGVVTPSSGSVARDGLDGIVVPPADVAALAGAMERLGSDPELRAFCSRNARSQAERFDWPRYHRAVVEAVGAVAPR; the protein is encoded by the coding sequence ATGATCGCGCCCCTCGCTTCAGGGATGGACGACTCGACGATCAGGGACGATCTCGTGACGCACCTCGCGCTGCACTCGCCGCCGGAGCGCGGCCCGGCCGGGCCCGAACCCGGGCCGATGGCCCTGGTCGCCTGCCCCGACGCCCGGCCCCCCGCCTACCAGGCGGCCATCGGCCTCGCCGGTCGGGCCCAGCTCGACACGTTCCTCACCGGCTTCTACGACCGGGGAGACGGCCCGTTCCGACGGGTCGCCAGCCGGGTGCTCGACCAGGGCCGGCGCTCCCGGCTGGAGCGGGCGCTGGGGAGGAGGCACCACCCCGACCTGCCGGGGGATCGGGTGCGGTCGACCCTGGCGTTCGACCTGGCACTGGCGGCCGAGAAGCGGCTGTCGGGCAAGTCCCGGCGGTCCGTCTCCCGGTGGCGGACCGAGCACTTCGACCGGACCCTGGAGGCCCGGATCCGCCGGGAGCCGCCGGGCGTGGCGTTCGTCTTCAGCGACGTGGGATCGGGCCATGCGTTGCCGTTGTGCCGGTCGTGGGGCATCCCGACCGTGTTGAGCATGGTGCACGGGGACGTGAGGGAGGAGCGCCGGATCCTGGACGAGGAGGCCGAACGCTGCCCGGAGGCGTTCGGGCTCTACCTCGGCGACGCGACGCTCGACCGGGCCGAGCTGGACTACCTGCACGGGCGTCGGCTGCGGGACCTGGAATACGCCGACCTCGTGCTGGTCCCCTCGGGGCACATCGCCGGGGAATTGCGCAAGAACGGGTTCCCGGGCGACCGGATCCGGGTGGTGCCCTACGCCAGCGACGTCCGCCGGTTCCGCCCCGACCCGGCCAAGGTGCATGGGTCGGGCTGCACGTTCCTGTTCGCGGGGGGGATCAGCCAGCGGAAGGGGATCGCCTATCTGCTGAGGGCCTGGCAGTCGGTCCGGAGGCCCGGCTGGCGGCTGCAACTTCTGGGGGAGCCTCCCCGGGCGTTCGGGCCGCTGGCGCCGCTGCTGGTGGGGGTGGAGGTGCTCGGCCGGGTGCCGCACGGGGAGGTCCCGGCGGCGATGGCCCGGGCCGACGTCTTCGTCTTCCCGTCGCTGTTCGAGGGGTCGGCGGTGGTGACCTACGAGGCCCTCTCCTGCGGCCTGCCGGGCGTGGTGACGCCGTCGAGCGGCTCGGTGGCCCGGGACGGGCTGGACGGGATCGTCGTGCCGCCGGCCGACGTGGCGGCCCTGGCGGGGGCGATGGAGCGGCTCGGGTCGGATCCCGAGCTGAGGGCGTTCTGCTCCCGCAACGCCAGGAGCCAGGCCGAGCGGTTCGACTGGCCGAGGTATCACCGGGCGGTCGTCGAGGCGGTGGGGGCGGTCGCGCCCCGCTGA